The segment CGCTTCCATCGCGGCTCAATTTCCTTTTGGCCCGCCATAAATTTGCGGCCGAACTCGAACTCCTCGTCGACGAACGCCTTGGGCAATACCGGCGTGAATGTGATCAGCGTGCGCCAGCGGAGGTAGGTCTTCCAATCATCGAGCGTCGCAACGTTGAGCTGCTCGTTCACCGCCTTGAAGAAGTCCGGATTGCCCACATTTAACTTTGAGAACTTCGGAGAGCCATTGTTGGCGAAATACTCTGTGAGATTGAAATTAGGCGCGGCGGCGGCGATTTCCGCCATCTGCATCATGTGATCGCGCTTCCTGGGATCGCGGCGTTCGGTGCGATCCATCGCGGCCTTGGCCAGCCCGGTCTCCACGGCAAGCACGGTTTTGCCCTCAGCAGCGACCACTTCGGGTTTGTCGCCGGCAAGCTCGAACATCTTCTGCACATGCTCTTGATACTTCTGCCGTGTTTCCACCGATTTCGCGTCCGCCTTGAGATAGTAGTCGCGGTCAGGCAGCGTGATGCCGCCCTGGTCAAGGTTCGCGATAGTGAGGTTCGAGTCGTGCATGTCGGGCATCGAATCAAAGTTGAACAACGCCTCAAACCCGTTGCTATGCATGTGCGCAACTTGCAGGATGAGGTCTTTCTTCGACTTGATGGCGGCGATGCGCTCCATCTCCTGCCGCAGCGGCGTGGTGCCCTTTTTCTCAATCGTCGCTTCATCCATGCAAGAGGCGTAGTAGTCGCCAACTTTCTGTTCGATGGCGCTATGGGGTCCTGGAGCCTGGGCTTTTTCGAGGATGTCGCGCAGGACATATAGGTTGTGCTCGGACAGAGACGCAAAGCGGCCCCATACCGTCTTGTCCGGCGGAATCGGATTGTTCCTGAGCCAGTTTCCGCAGGCGTACTGATAGAAATCCACGCAAGGGTCCGCGGTTTTGTCGAGCGCGGTCAGATCAAAGCTGGGAATCTGTTTAGGAGCCTCGGATGAAGAGGTAGAGGGCGCCGCCTGGGCCATCGAAAGACCGGTCGCAAGTAACACCGGCAAAACCATGAGAATTCGAATATGCATTTTGCCGAGGAAAATAACGCTCCACAGATAGGCTAGCAAACAGGCAAAATTCGGTGGCGCTCGCTCCGCTGGACACGGCGTGCCATCGGCGCCGACGCCGAACGCTGCGCTTGTGACGCCGTGCAGCGCTCCACTGAGCGCGTCTGGAATCTTCCGCGCTCTCCCAAACTCGGGTGAGGAGAGCGCGCCCTTAAATTGCTCGCATAAACAGAAGCCGAGGTTCCCCATACCTACCGAGGACGTAGCGGTTCATCGCTCAGTTATGGCCATAGTTGTGGATTTTCGGAATTTTACGATTGTAGGGTTTGATGACGTTTCTTGTACGGTGCATTACTGTAGCGAAGTGGAGGCGGCGAGCTTTGATGAACGGCGCTGATCCCTTGAAATGAAAACTTTCGGCCAGGTGCTCAGAGACGCTCGGAAGAAAGCGCGGCTTACGCAGAGGGAGCTTGCGGCGCGATTGAAGCGTGAAGACGGGCGTCACATCGATCCTCCATATCTGAACGCAGTCGAACATGACCATCGCCAGAAGACCACCTGATCGAGCAGATGGCGAAGATTGTCGGCATCTCGCCCGATGTGCTGTGCTTTCATGCGAACCGGCAGCCGCCAGACGTCAAGACCGAGGCCGACCAGGAACGGGTCGAAGCCGCCTACCGAGCATTCCGCAAGGCGCTGGGGGTGAAATTACCGAGTGGCAAGCGAAAATGAAGTTGCTTCGCGATCCGCTCGGACCGGCCAAATCCTCTGCTTTATTTCAAGCTGGAGCAACTGGACGAAGAGTGTGAGCAGATCGTAGCTGCCCTCATGTATCGACATTCGGGCGTCTTCAGGCTTCCCGTACCCACCCGACGACATCATCCGCATGATCGAGAGCGAAACTGACGATCTCGATATGTATGCGCATCTGCCCGAAGAGTTGGACGGGCACGCGGATTTCTTTTTCGATCGAAAGCCACAGGTCCTGATCGCGAAGCGGCTTTCCGATCCGCGTTACGAGAACCGGCTTCCGATGACCCTAGGCCATGAGTTCGGCCATGTTCGTTTTCGCGGTCCACTCTGGAGGGATAAGCGTCTAGATGCCAACCGGCGGCCTGCAGACCCTGAGATCAGCTCCAAAGCCTGCTCTCGCATTGTGATTATGGAATTTGACAATTCCGCCATATCGAGCCTATGTTTAGATAGCGCGCGGTGCGCCTCGGGCCTCTTCAGTAACTCCGCGCGCGACTCCAATTCACTGGGTGTGATCATGGATCAGGAAACCCAATCCAAAAGTCCCAAGCTCGGATGGACGTTCGAGGAACTGGCGAGGAGCCTGAGCGTATCGGTTCCTTTTCTGCGCCTCGAAGTGAAGCGCGGCAGGCTAAAGGCCGCGCACCTCGGCCGGCGCGTGGTTCTACTAGA is part of the Candidatus Binataceae bacterium genome and harbors:
- a CDS encoding M13 family metallopeptidase — its product is MLLATGLSMAQAAPSTSSSEAPKQIPSFDLTALDKTADPCVDFYQYACGNWLRNNPIPPDKTVWGRFASLSEHNLYVLRDILEKAQAPGPHSAIEQKVGDYYASCMDEATIEKKGTTPLRQEMERIAAIKSKKDLILQVAHMHSNGFEALFNFDSMPDMHDSNLTIANLDQGGITLPDRDYYLKADAKSVETRQKYQEHVQKMFELAGDKPEVVAAEGKTVLAVETGLAKAAMDRTERRDPRKRDHMMQMAEIAAAAPNFNLTEYFANNGSPKFSKLNVGNPDFFKAVNEQLNVATLDDWKTYLRWRTLITFTPVLPKAFVDEEFEFGRKFMAGQKEIEPRWKRCVHSTDDLVGMALGQLYVDKVFGPDSKSRTLKMVQAIEQAMHSDIGQASWMSEATKRQAYAKLKAVVNNIGYPDKWRDYSTVVITRDDYAGNAGRALAFEVQRENKKIQKPTDRKDWEMTPPTVNASYSASLNDINFPAGILQPPFYNKEMDDSVNFGGIGLVIGHELTHGFDDQGRKYDAAGNLKDWWTPNDRKAFEQRSACIADEYSGFVAVKDDKGEVHLNGKLTLGENTADNGGLKLAYVALMNMIGNTAVKPIDGFTPPQRFFLAYGQIWCQNVTDEQERVLAIVNPHSPGRWRVNGAVQNSAAFKEAFGCKAGQPMVRQPACGVW